The genomic stretch CGTCGCGTCCATCCCCGGCACGCCTTCCAGCATTTTTGATCCAAGAAAGGGGTGCTTCCGGACCATCTCCGTTTCCTGCTCGCTCAACCGGCGCTTCTTCGCCAGGAGGTTTCCGGGAATGCCGACGATCCCCACGTCGTGCAGCTGCGCCGCGTGCCGCAGGGCGGTGAGATCGGCTGTCGCCAGCCCCATCCGCTCGCCGATCCGCGTGGACAGGTCGCGCACCCTGCTCGAGTGCCCGGAGAGGAAGGGGAAGCGCAGCTCGAGCGCGTCCGACAGGGAGGTGAGCATGGAAAGGGAGAAGGTGCGGACGTTCTCCCGGAATCCGATCCCCTGGGCCAGGATCGCGGCGATCTCCGCCGTGATCGGCGCGAACGTCTTCAGATCCTCGGGCGTGAATACCCGGTTGTCCTTCCTGTTTGTCAGGTGAAGCGCCCCCATCGTTCTGCCGTGATAGGTCAGCGGGATCGAAAGGAACGATTCCGTCTGGTAGCCGTTCTTCTTGAACGGTGTGCTGAACGGGGCGTCCCCGGGTTTCGATACGATCAGCGGAAGCTGGTGGTCCACCACCCACGTGGTGATGGGGCCGGCACGGAACCCGCCCGATGCGGTAATATGTTCCTCGTGGCGCGAAAAACCGATGCGCGCGCGGAGCGTGAAGTCGCCCTCCGGGTCCTTTACGACGATGGAACCGCGGCCCGCGGAGAGCCCCTGCATGCCCGTGAACAGGAGGATCTCCAGGAACTTGTCCATGTCGACCACGGAGCGGCCCGCTTCGTAGATCTTTTGCACCGGAAGGTCCCGGGGCATGTACTTCACGCTCCCGGCGTCGGCCGTATCGTCGAAGGAGAGGGCCTGCCCACCGCCATTGCTCCTGGCCATGCGGAGGGCACGGTCCGCTTTGCTCACCAGGCCGGTCTTGTCGAAGGAGTCGGAGGGGAACGACGCCATGCCGATGCTGACCGACAGGCGCTCGGTCCGGGTCGACTTGTCGCCCGGCAACAGGTGCCGCTGGAACCGCTGGATGATGCGTTGCGCCAGGCTTTGCGCCCCTTCCGCGTTCCCTTCCAGCAGGAGGATGCCGAATTCGTCCCCGCCGGTGCGCGCCACCGTGTCGACCTCCCGCACGGAGTTGCTCAGGATGCCCGCGAATTCCTGCAGGGCGATGTCGCCCGCGGATTGCTGGAACCGGTCGTTGTACGCCTTGAAGTCGTCCAGGTCGAGCATCAGGAGGCTGA from bacterium encodes the following:
- a CDS encoding diguanylate cyclase, with product MASFDIAGLPRCTIDFPLDISPEEIVSLSGPVNTLLKSSYLLGPSFELDATINSLFDIAKEIAGVETCGLLSCLENDPASWELRLGRRIAARPSPENLSFLVAPGAIAAHFGKAVSMDPDWGAWSAPICEAWSSRSLVAFPMRTNRDITSVIVFGKRESHPFTPVQVKLLWILSLQAEPHLHRTDTGKTVSSYSFIDPLTHLYNRRHFDNQLVKEILRARRNGQSFSLLMLDLDDFKAYNDRFQQSAGDIALQEFAGILSNSVREVDTVARTGGDEFGILLLEGNAEGAQSLAQRIIQRFQRHLLPGDKSTRTERLSVSIGMASFPSDSFDKTGLVSKADRALRMARSNGGGQALSFDDTADAGSVKYMPRDLPVQKIYEAGRSVVDMDKFLEILLFTGMQGLSAGRGSIVVKDPEGDFTLRARIGFSRHEEHITASGGFRAGPITTWVVDHQLPLIVSKPGDAPFSTPFKKNGYQTESFLSIPLTYHGRTMGALHLTNRKDNRVFTPEDLKTFAPITAEIAAILAQGIGFRENVRTFSLSMLTSLSDALELRFPFLSGHSSRVRDLSTRIGERMGLATADLTALRHAAQLHDVGIVGIPGNLLAKKRRLSEQETEMVRKHPFLGSKMLEGVPGMDATKRAILEHHEHFDGSGYPYGLRGDDISMAARILSVAEYYDSTVSARPYRGAYPPEEARRMVQDGSGTLFDPEVLQLFAAAVPLH